The Bdellovibrio sp. NC01 genome includes the window GATGTAAAGCATGTCTTCGGATTCAGACTTCTCGACACCGACGAAGAATTGCGCATCTTTTTCTTCATAAACCAGAACATCGTTCTTAACATCTTCACCCAAAGTATGACGCCATACTTGGAACGGACGAAGATTTGCATCAAGCACGACATAGAAATACGTCATGCCATCAGCAGCCCACATGCCGTTTCCACTGCTATTCAATAACGTGTCTTTCAAAATCTTATTCGATTTCAAATTTTTGAAATGAATTGTGTGACGTTCTGAACCGTCGAAATCCACCGCATAAGCCAGTGTGTTTTCTTCTGCTGAAATATGCATGCTTGCTAAGGCGAAGTATTTTTTGCCTTTAGCAACCACGTTGCCATCAAGAATAACAACTTCACGACCACCTTTTTTAGGCTTACGCGTATGAATCGCGTATTGTTTTCCTTTTTTAAATTTCGTCGTGTAAAGGTAGCTACCGTCTGGCGCCGGCACAGAAGAATCATTTTCTTTGATTCGAGCTTTCATCTCTTTGAAGAGTTTGTTTTTAAAAGCCTGAAGCGGCTTCATCACAGATTGAAAGTAAGCATTCTCAGCGTGAAGATATGGCATCGTTTCTGGATGATTTTTATCACGCAACCAGAAGTAATCATCGACTCGTGTGTCGCCATGATTTTTAAAAGTTGTCGGATGCTTGGACGCCTGCGGCGGCGTTAACGTTTTCTTAGCCATTCTTCCCTCTTTCTTGTCAGAGGGATCATTCTAAAAGTGAAGACGATGCGAGGCAAGAAGCGTGCAGCCACGGCGAAGAAGTGTTTAGTGTTTTGCCGCGCAAGTGATGAGGCTGATGTATTTGGGCGCGTGATCTTTACTGACTAAAACCCCGCTGCCGTTTTTGTCAGTGGACGAAGTTTGTAGCGCCGCTCCCGCTCTGAAATAAAGGCCGTCCTTTTTCGAATTTTCTACGGACCAATCCGCAAGATCGCCCCACCCAAAAGAAACACACACCGCTTGTAAAACCGCTTCTGTGTCCGTGAACTCTTCGTGACTGATAGCGTGATCATCAGAACCGTGATCAGCAGCAAATAAATATTCTTTACCGGCGATTGTGAGCTTGGGAACTGCTTTATAACAAGAATTTTTACGGCACGCTTCTTTAGCGATTTCCATACGACTTGAAGCTGGCTTGCGACCCGGATCTTGCTCATGGGCCCATGCCGAAAGAGTGAACACCAGCGATGCTAAAACCAAAAATACTGGCTTCATTTATAACCTCTAATCAGTGGATTCATCGTCTGACGGAATGTCTGACGAAGGTGTTGTGTCGTTCTGAGATGCTGACAGTTCTTCCAATGCCATTTCTGCTCGGGTTTTGTAACCTTTTTTTGAGTTGCAGTCTTTGCAAGAAGGAACGCAGTTATTCTTTGTAGATTTGCCACCGCGGGCGATTGGAATCAGATGGTCCATCGTTAATTCTGCGGGTTTAAAGCGATTTCCGCAATGATAACAGACACCTTTGCCGACTTCTTGTTTCCACCATTGGCTCATGCGCAGCTCGCGAGCTTTTGCTTTTTCCTTTTTTTGGTGGGCAGCCGGGGCCGCAGAAAAGAAGTAATCCATTGCGGATTTTATAGCGTAAATCGAGGTGAATCGCAATGGGCTTTGCCTGGAATGGAAACTCCAAGATCTAGACCAATATAGGGCTTCTAAACCTTCATTTTGAGGCCCTTTTTACCGATAGGATTCGAGAATAAATTGCAGGAGTTGTGAGCTATGTCTGTAAAAACCTTTAAAAAAGGCGAAGTGATCTACAAAGACGGCGATAAAATCACCGCTGTTTACCTGATTCAATCAGGTGGCGCCAGTCAGTGTTTGATCCGCGGAAAAAAGAATATCGATCTTTTCCAATTGGGTGCTTCCCATATTTTGGGTGACCAAGTGATCTTGGGTGCGACAACTCATCCGACATCTGCCATCGCGACAACTGAAACGAAAGTTTTAGAAATCCCGGTAGAGACTTTGAAGTCTCACTACGAGGGCGCTCCGCAAATGTTGAAAGTAATCGTCAAATCATTGGCTGACCGTTTGCGTTTGGCGATGAATGACGTGCGTTCAGCAAAACTTGAAAAAGACTCTTCACCATGTCCTGAAGACCAAGTGGCAAAAGCATTTGGCGCGGTTTTTCATACGGCAAATCACAAAGGCGATCGATCAACTCCAGGTCGCATTGTGGTCGAGTGGCCGATGATGAAGCAGTATTCACAACGTATTTTTGGTGAAGGCCCAAAACGTGTCGAGCAAGTGATTAACATTCTTGTGAAGCAGAAGCTTGCGTTATACGAAATGGGTAAAGCTCCTGACAATCCAGAAGGACCTGACGAGATTCAACGCGTTCACTTCTTGGATCTGGGTTTGCTTGAAAGCTTCTTTGAATTCTATCAATACTATTACTTCAAAGGCGGCCGTTCGGAGCTTTTGAAAGTCGATGAATTATGCCAACAAATGCTTGATGGTTTGTTGAAAATGGCTGACGGCCAAGAAGCCGATCGCTTCGGTGTCGTGGGTGTTGAATTCGCCAAATTCACTGAATACTGCAAAAACGAAATCGGCATTAACTTGAACAATGACCACTTTGCCCGTCTTGAAGGTAAAGGCGTGTTCATGAAAAGAAAAAACGCCAGCACGGGCGTTATTCTACAATTTGAAATCAAAGAGTTCCGTTCTATCTTCCAAAGCTGGAAAATGCTTCGCGAGATCGAAAAATGGAACGAAAAAGGTTTCGTCGACATGGACGAAAAAGAAGAAAAGCCGAAGAAACGCGCCTCTGCGGGTGGCCCTGCCTGCCCTGCTTGTAGTGCGGAACTTCAAGCTGGCGCAAAATTCTGCAGCGAATGCGGTCACAAGATCGTAGCGGCGGCATAATGAGCGAAGCACTGATTATCTTTAAAGCCATCGGTTCCGAGCAAGAAAAGCAGATGCTTTTACAGAAGCTGCTTTCTTCGCAGGAACGCATCACGCTGAAAGACAAATTTGAGCGCGTAATTACAATGCGTGTAATTAGCGTGAATTCGCAAGGCCACCTGAAATGCCATCCGCCTGAAGAAACAGCGATGAACTTTCAAGAAAATTCAGTATTCATGGCTAACTTTCAAATTGGTCACGAAAAATACTTGTTCGAAACGAAGCCTGTTGTGCATGAAAACTACATCTCGTTGCCAGTGACCCATCTGTACCACTTGCAACGCCGCCGTAATTTCCGTTACACGCTTCCGCAGAACTATTCTGCAACCTTTGTGATCAACTATTTGAATCAAGCAATTTGCTCGCACCAATGCCGTCTGCTGGATCTTTCCACAGAAGGTTGTGCCGTTGAAATTCATCAGGAAGAAACAGAGTTAAAATTAGAAGACCTCGTTCAAGCAGAGATCTTCTTAGGCGATCGCGAACCGATCTTGGTTCAGGGTGTGATTAAAAACATCCGGGGTCGTGGCGTCAGTCACTTGGTTTTAGGGGTTGAGTTCAACCACTTGGCGACTCCAAGCGAAGACAAAATCATCGCGTCGTTGACAGATCTTCAACGCGAACTTTATTTCCGCAAAGCCGGATAATAAAGTTTATTATCCCACATACCTTCATTGAAATACTGAATGCTGGCTTTGAGTCTTAAAGTCAGCTCGTTCTTTCTTGCTGCGGGTTCCGTCAGCGGATTTTCCCCGACAACATCGCTCATCGCAAACATTTGTGGTTCCGTTCGACCTGGTGACCAACGAATGCGGTAGTCCTTTGCAAACAACAAGTAATGATCATCGATAAATGCCACGGCATCTTTATCGCCCGGAATGAACACGGAACTTCCTAAGAAGTTTTCTTCCTTATTGCGAATACCCAAGAAATCCAAAACGCTTGGTAAAATATCGATCTGCTGCACGACCATATCGCGGTCTACCGCTGGGAATTTGTACGTCGGATGATAGAAGAACAGCGGGATACGATAGTCCCCGACTTCGTTTTCAAACTCTGGCAAATAATGTTTTGATGTGTGGTCAGCCGTGACGATGAACAGAGTATCTTTAAACCACGGCTTCTTTTCCGCCTCGGCAAAGAATTTCTTCAAAGCCATATCCGTGTACGAAACCGTTTTTAAAATCTCGATCGGTCCTTCAGGAAAATCTTTTTCGTACTGTACAGGAACTTTGAACGGATGATGCGAAGACAATGTAAAGACCGAGGCCAGGAACGGCGATGACATCGTGTCGATCTTAGTTAACATAAATTGCAAAAACGGTTCGTCCCAAATACCCCAGATGCCGTCATCGTCTTTGCTATTCGCATACTCTGTCGAGCCATAGTATTTTTCAACACCCGCACTTTGCATGAATGAATCAAAGTACATCGTGCCGTTGTGACCACCATGAAAGAACGCAGATGAGTATTTTTTTGGCGACAACAGCGTGCCCATGCCCAAGAAATAATTCGCCGTGAAATGTGAAGAAATAAAGGGCTCACTCATCAATGCGGGAATGCCTGCCATGACAGCAGCAATGCCTTCGATGGATCGACGGCCATCGGCATAGGCGTTGTTAAACACCAAAGATTTTGCCATCAATGAATCCAAGAACGGCGTATAAGTTTTCCCGTTGTGAGGTCCCACGTATTCACTGCCAAAACTTTCAAGAATGATGATAACGACGTTTTGTTTGCCGGAAGGACGTTTACCCTCAAGCAGCGACGGCGTTTCGATAGATCCGTTTAAGTACTTCAGCATTTCGTCTTTATTCGTGAAATACTTTTCGTGCTTAATTTCATCTGCGCCGTAACTTTTGATGAATGTGAAAGTAGAATTCAAAACCAGATTATTCAAAACCGGCGCCGTGAAGACATT containing:
- a CDS encoding HNH endonuclease; translation: MDYFFSAAPAAHQKKEKAKARELRMSQWWKQEVGKGVCYHCGNRFKPAELTMDHLIPIARGGKSTKNNCVPSCKDCNSKKGYKTRAEMALEELSASQNDTTPSSDIPSDDESTD
- a CDS encoding cyclic nucleotide-binding domain-containing protein → MSVKTFKKGEVIYKDGDKITAVYLIQSGGASQCLIRGKKNIDLFQLGASHILGDQVILGATTHPTSAIATTETKVLEIPVETLKSHYEGAPQMLKVIVKSLADRLRLAMNDVRSAKLEKDSSPCPEDQVAKAFGAVFHTANHKGDRSTPGRIVVEWPMMKQYSQRIFGEGPKRVEQVINILVKQKLALYEMGKAPDNPEGPDEIQRVHFLDLGLLESFFEFYQYYYFKGGRSELLKVDELCQQMLDGLLKMADGQEADRFGVVGVEFAKFTEYCKNEIGINLNNDHFARLEGKGVFMKRKNASTGVILQFEIKEFRSIFQSWKMLREIEKWNEKGFVDMDEKEEKPKKRASAGGPACPACSAELQAGAKFCSECGHKIVAAA
- a CDS encoding flagellar brake protein, coding for MSEALIIFKAIGSEQEKQMLLQKLLSSQERITLKDKFERVITMRVISVNSQGHLKCHPPEETAMNFQENSVFMANFQIGHEKYLFETKPVVHENYISLPVTHLYHLQRRRNFRYTLPQNYSATFVINYLNQAICSHQCRLLDLSTEGCAVEIHQEETELKLEDLVQAEIFLGDREPILVQGVIKNIRGRGVSHLVLGVEFNHLATPSEDKIIASLTDLQRELYFRKAG
- a CDS encoding LTA synthase family protein; its protein translation is MFRTKPVADLFYALFVGLRFDISAAFSVAAPILLLSFLPWPQSWERFWRVGTWIIFAVTQIPFLILNLVDTEFINFVGRRFTYDTLFIVGEAQGKMMGFIGTYWLLFLINTVITFAFGWCAWKVVQANWKVSWPTVGRAKHWALHGFLSFVAIVITVVAIRGGLQGKPISFVNANVFTAPVLNNLVLNSTFTFIKSYGADEIKHEKYFTNKDEMLKYLNGSIETPSLLEGKRPSGKQNVVIIILESFGSEYVGPHNGKTYTPFLDSLMAKSLVFNNAYADGRRSIEGIAAVMAGIPALMSEPFISSHFTANYFLGMGTLLSPKKYSSAFFHGGHNGTMYFDSFMQSAGVEKYYGSTEYANSKDDDGIWGIWDEPFLQFMLTKIDTMSSPFLASVFTLSSHHPFKVPVQYEKDFPEGPIEILKTVSYTDMALKKFFAEAEKKPWFKDTLFIVTADHTSKHYLPEFENEVGDYRIPLFFYHPTYKFPAVDRDMVVQQIDILPSVLDFLGIRNKEENFLGSSVFIPGDKDAVAFIDDHYLLFAKDYRIRWSPGRTEPQMFAMSDVVGENPLTEPAARKNELTLRLKASIQYFNEGMWDNKLYYPALRK